From the Marinomonas sp. THO17 genome, one window contains:
- a CDS encoding PAS domain S-box protein, whose translation MLSGLFPGSSDSTLQVLEQAIDAVVSIDENNKVTFFNKAAENLWGYTRSEVIGNNVKMLVPKAIQANHDDYVNANRTTGIDKIVGQSRDILVPRKDGTNIWCNLALSRIKMNGKITYTAFIKDISSQKEAIDRIDQTLEQCIDGVVTIDENNNVIFFNKAAEKLWGTTRDQVLGNNVKMLVPRAIQGNHDNLVNANRTTGVDKIVGTSRDIQIETLDDRKIWANLSLSKIESNGKILYTAFVKDITEQKLQQEQFATLSLVANETANSVVITDEKGLIEYVNPGFTKLTHYTLEEVIGKKPGSMLQGEHTSKATVERISENLRNRVAFYDEILNYDKHGDAYWISLAINPVFDENGELIKFISIQANIDETKRRALENDVRLEAINLSNIVMEFSPNGELELANPKAMESFAISEFATLQSNIKNLNTYITSEQWSKVQNGEFINAELTMNELILAVAITPVFDAEGNLSKILIYGSDVTERNAVIKKTHGAMSQVLERIGSIIQTINGISDQTNLLALNAAIESARAGEAGRGFAVVADEVRNLAKSTTESAHEISSLIDETKSHVDQLSAYMNSDD comes from the coding sequence ATGTTAAGCGGATTGTTTCCAGGATCTTCCGACAGTACCTTACAAGTGTTAGAACAAGCGATCGATGCGGTCGTTAGTATTGATGAAAACAATAAGGTCACATTTTTTAATAAAGCGGCTGAAAATTTGTGGGGCTATACGCGATCAGAAGTGATAGGTAATAACGTTAAAATGTTGGTGCCTAAAGCAATACAAGCCAATCACGATGACTATGTCAACGCCAACCGCACAACGGGAATTGATAAAATTGTCGGCCAATCCAGAGATATATTGGTGCCACGAAAAGACGGCACCAATATATGGTGTAATCTCGCACTTTCTCGGATTAAAATGAATGGAAAAATCACCTATACCGCTTTTATCAAAGACATTTCCTCACAAAAAGAAGCCATTGATAGAATTGACCAAACCTTAGAACAGTGTATTGATGGGGTGGTCACCATAGATGAAAACAATAATGTTATCTTTTTTAATAAGGCCGCAGAAAAGCTCTGGGGAACCACAAGAGACCAAGTATTAGGTAACAACGTTAAGATGTTAGTGCCCAGAGCCATTCAGGGTAATCATGATAATCTGGTCAATGCCAACAGAACCACTGGCGTCGATAAAATTGTTGGCACCTCTCGAGACATTCAAATCGAAACACTTGACGACCGAAAGATTTGGGCAAACTTGTCACTGTCTAAAATTGAATCAAATGGCAAAATTCTTTACACCGCCTTTGTAAAAGACATTACTGAACAAAAATTACAACAAGAACAATTCGCCACACTCTCATTGGTGGCCAACGAAACAGCCAATTCCGTTGTTATTACAGATGAGAAGGGCTTAATCGAATACGTCAATCCTGGCTTCACCAAACTGACGCATTACACCTTAGAAGAGGTGATAGGCAAAAAACCCGGTTCGATGCTTCAAGGAGAACACACGTCCAAAGCCACAGTGGAAAGGATATCTGAAAACCTTCGTAATCGTGTTGCCTTCTACGATGAAATCCTCAATTACGATAAACATGGTGATGCTTATTGGATCAGTTTGGCAATTAATCCCGTGTTCGATGAAAATGGTGAGTTAATTAAGTTCATCTCCATCCAAGCTAATATTGACGAAACCAAACGAAGAGCCTTAGAAAATGATGTTCGTTTAGAGGCCATTAATTTAAGTAATATCGTAATGGAATTTAGTCCTAACGGAGAGCTGGAATTAGCCAACCCTAAAGCAATGGAAAGTTTTGCTATCTCCGAGTTCGCTACCTTGCAAAGCAATATCAAAAACCTCAACACCTACATCACTTCCGAACAGTGGAGTAAGGTACAAAATGGCGAATTCATCAATGCCGAATTGACCATGAATGAACTCATTCTGGCCGTTGCCATAACACCGGTATTCGATGCGGAAGGTAATCTCAGTAAAATATTGATTTATGGTTCTGACGTCACAGAACGAAATGCCGTGATCAAGAAAACACACGGCGCTATGTCTCAAGTTTTAGAGCGTATTGGTAGTATCATTCAAACCATTAACGGCATTTCTGATCAAACGAATTTACTGGCCCTCAACGCTGCCATTGAATCCGCTCGCGCTGGGGAAGCGGGACGAGGTTTTGCAGTGGTAGCAGACGAAGTACGTAACCTTGCCAAGAGTACGACAGAATCGGCCCATGAGATTTCTTCTCTTATCGATGAAACGAAAAGCCATGTGGATCAATTGTCTGCCTATATGAACAGCGACGATTAA
- a CDS encoding glycosyltransferase, whose translation MKIVIISIGTQGDVRPLVALGIGLKKLGHQVCLVCNIKFQPLVESAGLDFSLIDADFLELMATNPEQLKKGKSILTIFKVARRGILNMADQWATQGIHAAKGADLLIGSGMSVPIVSSLSELLDIPFAISHLQPMTPTRKIPAMGLPLPKDKGSEWYNLASHHVFRFIGWHILRPAINTKLRKQLGLKPYPLHSPYYLPAIKHKPILYGYSQHLLPSPKDWQANIAVSGFWFYDQAASWQPPKYLEDFLNNGSKPIYVGFGSMLNGNAAELTEKIITAIRLSGQRAILASGWGGLSTEQISGLEKQICLIDNAPHDWLFPRVSMAIHHGGAGTTAAAARAGIPSIIVPFLADQPFWAWCLKRLGVSPGSLDQKNFSVTQLVRYIEDANSAAIQQNASQLGQKIRAENGVENAILALKEFGYLH comes from the coding sequence ATGAAAATAGTCATTATTTCTATTGGTACTCAAGGGGACGTAAGACCTTTAGTTGCATTAGGCATTGGACTTAAAAAATTAGGTCATCAGGTCTGCCTTGTTTGTAATATCAAATTTCAACCTTTGGTTGAATCCGCCGGATTAGACTTCTCTCTTATTGATGCCGATTTTCTTGAGCTGATGGCAACTAACCCGGAGCAGCTTAAGAAGGGCAAAAGCATCTTAACAATATTTAAGGTTGCTCGCCGAGGCATACTCAATATGGCTGATCAATGGGCAACTCAAGGTATCCATGCAGCTAAGGGAGCAGATTTACTGATAGGTAGTGGCATGTCTGTCCCCATAGTATCCTCTTTGTCAGAATTACTCGACATCCCCTTTGCCATATCACATCTGCAACCCATGACACCGACCCGAAAAATTCCGGCCATGGGATTACCGTTACCAAAAGACAAGGGAAGCGAATGGTATAACCTTGCCAGTCACCATGTCTTTCGCTTTATCGGCTGGCACATTTTACGTCCAGCGATTAACACCAAACTACGTAAACAATTAGGGTTAAAGCCCTATCCTTTGCATAGCCCTTATTATTTACCCGCAATAAAGCACAAACCAATCCTTTATGGATACAGCCAACATCTGTTACCAAGCCCAAAAGATTGGCAAGCCAATATTGCCGTATCTGGATTCTGGTTTTATGACCAAGCTGCTAGTTGGCAGCCTCCAAAATACCTAGAAGACTTCCTCAATAACGGTTCTAAACCCATCTATGTAGGATTTGGTAGTATGCTTAATGGAAATGCTGCTGAGTTAACAGAAAAAATCATTACCGCCATTCGCTTAAGTGGCCAGCGGGCCATACTGGCTTCTGGATGGGGTGGCTTATCGACAGAACAAATATCTGGCTTAGAGAAGCAAATCTGTCTCATTGACAACGCCCCGCATGATTGGCTCTTTCCTCGTGTCAGCATGGCGATACATCATGGCGGAGCAGGTACCACAGCCGCGGCAGCAAGAGCTGGTATTCCCTCTATTATCGTGCCTTTTTTAGCAGACCAACCCTTTTGGGCCTGGTGCCTAAAACGACTTGGAGTGTCTCCTGGTTCTCTGGACCAAAAAAACTTTTCGGTGACACAATTGGTGCGTTACATTGAAGATGCCAATTCAGCAGCGATTCAACAAAATGCTTCCCAATTAGGTCAGAAGATTCGCGCTGAAAATGGCGTAGAAAATGCGATACTCGCTTTAAAAGAGTTTGGCTACCTTCATTAA
- a CDS encoding DUF924 family protein — MYQEVIDFWFSEVDPKQWFQKDHAFDLMIQQRFGKLHDQASAGELFSWRHTAVGSLAEIIILDQFSRNIYRDKPAAFASDLLALALAQFAITQGFDSELPEKQRAFLYMPFMHSESKLIHVEALSLFTSLGNENNLAFEIQHKAIIDRFGRYPHRNAILGRPSTEAEKTFLQEPNSSF; from the coding sequence ATGTATCAAGAGGTGATCGACTTTTGGTTTTCAGAAGTGGATCCAAAGCAATGGTTTCAAAAAGACCATGCTTTTGATCTTATGATTCAGCAGCGTTTTGGAAAACTACACGACCAAGCAAGCGCTGGAGAGCTCTTTTCATGGCGTCATACTGCCGTCGGAAGTTTGGCAGAAATCATCATTCTCGATCAGTTCTCTCGCAATATTTATCGAGATAAACCCGCTGCCTTTGCCTCAGACCTATTGGCGTTAGCTTTGGCTCAATTCGCAATAACACAAGGCTTTGATTCAGAGTTACCCGAAAAACAACGTGCTTTCCTCTATATGCCCTTTATGCACAGTGAGTCTAAACTCATTCATGTCGAAGCTTTATCCCTTTTTACATCACTGGGTAATGAAAACAATTTAGCCTTCGAGATTCAGCATAAAGCCATTATCGATAGATTTGGTCGTTACCCCCACCGCAATGCCATTTTGGGCCGTCCGTCTACTGAGGCCGAAAAAACATTTCTTCAGGAACCCAATTCTAGCTTTTAA
- a CDS encoding aminotransferase class III-fold pyridoxal phosphate-dependent enzyme, which yields MTELYPKPDKPAQILDMNAFDQARSKVSHAVQRRLNNVGASSVLFYRQPIEMVFAKGAWMTAADGSEYLDFYNNVPCIGHCHPAVIEAVAQQMAKLNTNTRYLVNIVDEYIEKLKATFPAPLSNVVLTCSGSEANDLAMRLACKSTRGSGFIVTECAYHGNTAYVTQVSPSSLKNDTLPNHVVAIPAPSTQNYGADIEQGFANRVQAAIDELSQRGIKVAGLLLDSIFSSDGVFTHPNGFLHSAVEVIRRAGGVYIADEVQPGFARTGTHFWGFSAHAVVPDMVTMGKPMGNGFPMAGVITKPYLLEAFCEDVGYFNTFGGNPVAAAAGLAVLNTLASEGLQENARVLGNQIKAHLLDIAEHSSMIGEIRGSGLFFGIDIQAQGVPDAERTIQVIDRLREQKILAGAAGKQGATLKLRPPLCLTQAEAEFFLDGFRQVVLD from the coding sequence ATGACGGAGCTTTATCCAAAGCCAGACAAGCCTGCCCAAATCCTGGATATGAATGCCTTTGATCAAGCCAGGTCCAAGGTTAGTCATGCAGTACAACGTAGATTAAATAATGTCGGCGCCTCATCTGTGCTGTTTTATCGCCAGCCAATCGAAATGGTCTTTGCAAAAGGCGCTTGGATGACAGCGGCTGATGGGAGTGAATATTTAGACTTTTATAACAATGTGCCTTGTATTGGTCACTGTCACCCTGCGGTGATTGAAGCTGTGGCTCAACAAATGGCCAAACTTAACACCAATACACGATATTTGGTAAACATAGTGGATGAGTACATTGAAAAGCTCAAAGCCACCTTCCCAGCGCCATTGTCCAATGTCGTGCTGACTTGCTCTGGCAGCGAAGCCAATGATCTGGCCATGCGCTTGGCTTGTAAATCGACTCGAGGAAGCGGCTTTATTGTCACAGAATGCGCCTACCACGGCAATACCGCCTATGTGACACAAGTGTCTCCTTCCAGCTTAAAAAACGACACCTTACCTAACCATGTGGTAGCGATTCCAGCGCCTTCAACACAAAACTATGGCGCGGATATAGAGCAGGGCTTTGCCAATCGGGTACAAGCTGCCATCGATGAACTTTCCCAACGCGGTATCAAGGTGGCAGGGCTATTATTAGATTCTATTTTTTCTTCCGATGGTGTATTCACACACCCAAACGGCTTTTTGCATTCTGCTGTTGAAGTCATTCGTCGTGCCGGTGGTGTGTATATTGCTGATGAAGTACAGCCGGGGTTTGCACGTACTGGCACCCATTTCTGGGGTTTTTCCGCCCACGCAGTGGTACCTGATATGGTCACTATGGGCAAACCCATGGGTAACGGTTTTCCCATGGCCGGGGTGATCACCAAACCTTATTTATTAGAAGCCTTTTGTGAGGATGTGGGGTATTTCAATACCTTTGGTGGCAACCCTGTGGCTGCAGCGGCGGGCCTCGCGGTATTAAACACCTTAGCAAGTGAAGGCCTACAAGAAAATGCCCGCGTTTTGGGGAATCAGATTAAAGCTCATCTTCTCGATATTGCTGAACACTCTTCCATGATAGGGGAAATACGTGGCTCAGGATTATTTTTCGGCATAGATATCCAAGCACAGGGCGTACCTGATGCTGAACGCACTATTCAGGTGATTGATCGCTTACGAGAGCAAAAAATATTGGCAGGTGCCGCAGGCAAACAGGGCGCAACCTTGAAATTAAGACCCCCCCTTTGCTTAACACAAGCGGAAGCCGAATTCTTCCTCGACGGTTTTCGACAAGTTGTCCTAGACTGA
- a CDS encoding phosphotransferase, with the protein MYNEGFIERIKLGLQVLLPSWGISDMAEVKLLTLSENATFLVQDPQQSAPIILRVHRPDYHRFEEIRSELDWLQALTQSDTVKAPAPIKRIDGSLISAFMDGDQQRYVVAFEFLAGDEPKADEDLVTGFETLGAISARLHNHALHWTLPAHFVRKSWTYDTALGDTPLWGSWRQAIDLAPEQENLLDQLCAVLKQKLADYGQEADRFGLIHADLRLANLLVDDGNLSVIDFDDCGFSWFMYDFAAAISFYEEEAYIADLQAAWLKGYRSIRELSAQHEAMIPTFILFRRLLLTAWVASHSETQTAQDVGLGKFTQGTVKLAQAYLDNLAKVEENNRRQEA; encoded by the coding sequence GTGTATAACGAAGGCTTCATTGAACGCATTAAACTAGGTCTACAAGTTTTACTTCCTTCTTGGGGGATCAGCGACATGGCTGAGGTTAAACTACTGACTTTATCGGAAAACGCCACCTTTCTGGTACAGGATCCTCAGCAATCTGCTCCTATCATTCTTCGCGTACACAGACCCGATTACCACAGGTTTGAGGAAATTCGCTCCGAACTCGACTGGCTACAGGCCTTAACGCAAAGTGACACAGTAAAAGCACCAGCACCAATAAAACGCATCGATGGCTCACTAATAAGCGCTTTTATGGACGGTGACCAACAAAGGTATGTGGTGGCCTTTGAATTTTTAGCGGGAGATGAACCTAAGGCAGATGAGGATCTGGTCACAGGTTTCGAAACCCTGGGTGCCATATCAGCAAGACTGCATAATCATGCGCTACATTGGACTTTACCAGCACACTTTGTGCGCAAAAGCTGGACCTATGATACCGCTTTGGGCGACACGCCATTATGGGGAAGCTGGCGTCAGGCCATTGATTTAGCTCCAGAACAAGAAAACCTACTGGATCAGTTGTGTGCTGTATTAAAGCAAAAGCTGGCAGACTATGGTCAAGAAGCGGATCGTTTTGGTTTGATTCATGCGGATTTACGCCTGGCAAATCTGTTGGTCGATGACGGTAATTTATCTGTGATTGACTTTGATGACTGTGGTTTTAGCTGGTTTATGTATGACTTTGCTGCCGCCATCTCCTTCTATGAAGAGGAAGCCTATATTGCCGATTTGCAAGCAGCTTGGTTAAAAGGCTATCGTTCGATACGTGAATTATCCGCACAGCACGAGGCCATGATTCCCACCTTTATTCTGTTTCGTCGTTTGCTGTTAACCGCTTGGGTTGCCAGTCATTCAGAGACGCAAACCGCGCAAGACGTTGGTCTGGGCAAATTCACTCAAGGCACCGTCAAATTGGCGCAAGCCTATTTGGATAATCTGGCAAAAGTTGAGGAAAATAACCGGAGACAAGAAGCATGA